The following coding sequences are from one Microbulbifer sp. TB1203 window:
- a CDS encoding N-6 DNA methylase: MTTTLRKRDLLALLERKTLCKIVDAFELSRRANAAEASLTKTLMRKYSIKVSDLLPFLGRLELKAACEAAGISNHGNKAELRHRLQVYFGITKAPAPSREIEQQPRTPRPADKQYQARTKMSSKKAAKAAQEDQTLANIEKTLWAAADKLRANMDAAEYKHVVLGLIFLKYISDSFDEFRSQLSRRIQDPKDELYWEDASEEDIEAELEDRDYYLAANIFWVPAEARWANIRGKAREADIGRTIDNAMAAIEKENPRLKGILNREYGRERMKQVRLGELIDLIATIGFNDTQHRAKDVLGHVYEYFLGQFASAEGKKGGQFYTPKSIVGLIVEMLEPYKGRVYDPAMGSGGFFVSSEKFIESHGGKLKNISIYGQESNPTTWRLASMNMAIRGIDFNFGKEPADSFHNDQHPDLKADYVMANPPFNISDWGGEALASDKRWQFGTPPAGNANFAWVQHMLHHLAPNGRAGIVLANGSMSSNTNNEGNIRKALVEADLVECMVALPGQLFTNTQIPACIWFLARNKPRRSEVLFIDARGRGEMASRVLKTFPDEDIAAIADVYHQWRNGDAEYRDVPAFVKSAALEEIRNHEHVLTPGRYVGAADEEDDGVPFAEKMAILTDLLKDQFEAGEVLSAEISQNLRGLGYEL, translated from the coding sequence GTGACCACGACTTTGCGCAAGCGCGACCTGCTGGCATTGCTGGAGCGCAAAACCCTTTGCAAGATCGTCGATGCCTTCGAGCTGTCCAGGCGGGCCAACGCCGCCGAAGCCTCCTTGACCAAGACATTGATGAGGAAGTACAGCATCAAGGTCAGCGACCTATTGCCCTTCCTGGGCCGCCTGGAATTGAAGGCGGCCTGCGAGGCGGCCGGAATTAGCAACCACGGCAACAAGGCGGAGCTGCGCCACCGGTTGCAGGTGTACTTCGGCATCACCAAGGCCCCGGCGCCGAGCAGAGAAATAGAACAACAGCCGCGCACACCCCGTCCCGCGGACAAGCAGTATCAGGCAAGAACCAAAATGAGTAGTAAAAAGGCGGCGAAGGCCGCACAAGAAGACCAGACACTGGCGAATATCGAAAAGACCCTCTGGGCCGCCGCCGACAAGCTGCGGGCCAATATGGACGCCGCCGAGTACAAGCATGTAGTACTGGGACTGATCTTCCTCAAATACATCTCCGACAGCTTCGACGAGTTCCGCAGTCAGCTTAGCCGTCGCATCCAGGACCCTAAGGATGAGCTCTACTGGGAGGACGCCAGCGAAGAGGATATCGAGGCAGAGCTGGAGGACCGGGACTATTACCTCGCCGCCAATATCTTCTGGGTACCGGCGGAGGCCCGCTGGGCGAACATTCGCGGGAAAGCCAGAGAGGCGGATATCGGTCGCACCATCGACAACGCCATGGCCGCCATCGAAAAAGAGAACCCGCGTCTCAAGGGTATCCTCAACCGCGAGTACGGCCGCGAGCGCATGAAGCAGGTGCGCCTGGGCGAGCTAATCGACCTGATCGCCACCATCGGCTTCAACGACACCCAGCACCGCGCCAAGGACGTGCTCGGCCATGTGTACGAATACTTCCTCGGCCAGTTTGCCAGCGCCGAGGGCAAGAAGGGCGGCCAGTTCTATACCCCCAAGTCCATCGTCGGCCTGATCGTCGAGATGCTGGAGCCCTACAAGGGCCGCGTCTACGACCCGGCCATGGGCTCCGGCGGCTTCTTCGTGTCCTCCGAGAAGTTCATCGAATCCCACGGCGGCAAATTAAAGAATATCTCCATTTACGGCCAGGAATCCAACCCCACCACCTGGCGGCTGGCGTCCATGAACATGGCAATCCGCGGCATAGACTTCAATTTCGGCAAGGAGCCGGCGGACAGCTTCCACAACGACCAGCACCCGGACCTCAAGGCCGACTACGTGATGGCCAACCCGCCGTTCAATATCTCCGACTGGGGCGGCGAGGCACTGGCGAGCGACAAGCGCTGGCAGTTCGGCACCCCGCCGGCGGGCAACGCCAACTTCGCCTGGGTCCAGCATATGCTCCACCACCTGGCGCCCAACGGCCGCGCCGGTATCGTGCTGGCCAACGGCTCCATGAGTTCCAACACTAATAACGAGGGCAATATCCGCAAGGCGCTGGTGGAGGCGGACCTGGTGGAGTGCATGGTGGCGCTGCCGGGGCAGCTGTTCACCAACACCCAGATCCCCGCGTGTATCTGGTTCCTGGCCCGCAACAAGCCGCGCAGAAGCGAGGTGCTGTTTATCGATGCCCGCGGGAGGGGCGAGATGGCCAGTCGGGTGCTGAAGACCTTTCCGGATGAGGATATTGCCGCGATTGCCGATGTGTACCACCAGTGGCGCAACGGCGATGCCGAGTATCGGGACGTGCCGGCCTTTGTGAAGAGCGCGGCGTTGGAGGAGATCCGCAACCACGAACACGTGCTGACGCCGGGGCGCTATGTGGGTGCCGCGGATGAGGAAGATGATGGGGTGCCGTTTGCTGAGAAGATGGCAATACTAACCGATCTGCTAAAAGATCAGTTTGAGGCTGGAGAAGTGCTAAGCGCAGAAATCTCTCAAAATTTGAGGGGGCTTGGCTATGAACTCTGA
- a CDS encoding DUF6880 family protein, with amino-acid sequence MIEIESALQNLDRAAMARLLERIYGIHHDIDEIIESHIESAGFAPGESNNVAASMMRRIEQIASEHEFVGYRQSYAFAGRLRSLLEDIDTLLREQEAIAALESTERFLQLIEPVMNRVDDSGGDLGEVFRQAVDQWLDTAAQVRAVSPGHLNWVEKVLYFFDHNDYGCLDNIISHSRKLLSEEELRQLAWRFENEARKALASQANDRDYNSAAAHACLGLRSVAEALDDMGLYEKSTLIASPEPNHRQLESIIQFALEINDLERADYWLQQPQWQGDPARQSRLRAELLRQQGCIEQLKAHLLQAFLDRPSESTLGHYWGFASEQERAGIKQQAETMARECDDPANAIGMLLTLGNTLLAAETAIDRADSLPARLYSTMQEWAEQFEAAGQTLAAAVCYRALLTDLLGRGYSKAYHHGARYFHKLIELDRHIDDYGGLADGEAFIRQLQKQHWRKRAFWAGAGYPNKSP; translated from the coding sequence ATGATAGAAATAGAGAGCGCCCTGCAAAACCTGGACCGCGCCGCCATGGCCCGCCTGCTGGAGAGAATCTACGGCATCCACCACGATATCGATGAAATCATCGAGTCCCATATCGAATCGGCAGGCTTTGCACCGGGGGAGAGCAACAACGTTGCCGCGAGCATGATGCGGCGGATAGAGCAAATTGCCAGCGAACACGAATTTGTCGGTTACCGCCAAAGCTACGCCTTTGCCGGCCGCCTGCGCAGCCTGCTGGAGGATATCGACACCCTGCTGCGGGAGCAGGAAGCGATTGCGGCACTGGAGTCGACCGAGCGCTTCCTGCAACTCATCGAGCCGGTGATGAATCGCGTGGACGACTCGGGCGGAGATCTGGGGGAAGTATTCCGCCAGGCGGTGGACCAGTGGCTGGACACGGCCGCCCAGGTGCGGGCCGTAAGTCCGGGCCACCTGAACTGGGTGGAGAAGGTTCTCTATTTCTTCGATCACAACGACTACGGCTGCCTGGACAATATCATCAGCCACAGCCGCAAACTCCTCAGCGAAGAGGAACTGCGGCAGCTGGCCTGGCGTTTCGAAAATGAAGCCCGCAAGGCGCTGGCATCACAGGCCAACGACCGCGACTACAACTCCGCCGCCGCTCACGCCTGTCTGGGCCTGCGTTCCGTGGCCGAGGCGCTGGACGATATGGGCCTGTATGAGAAAAGCACACTGATCGCCAGCCCAGAGCCCAATCACCGGCAACTGGAATCCATCATCCAGTTCGCTCTGGAGATCAACGATCTGGAGCGCGCCGACTACTGGCTGCAGCAGCCCCAGTGGCAGGGCGACCCCGCCCGACAGTCACGCCTGCGCGCCGAGCTGCTGCGGCAGCAGGGCTGTATCGAGCAACTGAAAGCCCACTTGCTGCAGGCCTTCCTGGACCGCCCCAGTGAATCGACTCTGGGCCACTACTGGGGGTTTGCCAGCGAGCAGGAGCGCGCGGGTATCAAACAACAAGCGGAAACGATGGCCCGGGAATGCGATGACCCGGCGAATGCCATCGGGATGCTGCTGACCCTCGGCAATACTTTACTGGCGGCCGAGACGGCTATAGACAGGGCGGACAGTCTGCCGGCGCGTCTCTACAGCACAATGCAGGAGTGGGCAGAGCAGTTTGAGGCCGCGGGACAGACGTTGGCCGCTGCAGTCTGTTACCGCGCCTTGCTGACGGACCTGCTCGGGCGCGGCTACAGCAAAGCCTACCACCACGGCGCGCGCTACTTTCACAAGCTGATCGAGCTGGACCGGCACATCGACGATTACGGCGGCCTCGCCGACGGCGAGGCCTTCATCCGCCAGTTGCAAAAACAGCACTGGCGCAAACGCGCCTTTTGGGCCGGGGCCGGATATCCGAACAAAAGCCCATAG
- a CDS encoding class I SAM-dependent methyltransferase yields the protein MQRDSIRKIFDQQAASYDQQWSKMAPLRDALHLLMGAVFSDLPEDAHILCVGAGTGAELIYLAERFPQWRFTVVEPSAAMLEVCRRRAGEQGIAPLCHFHEGYVEALDPEENFDAATALLVSQFILEREARAEFFRAIARRLRPGGMLASSDLASDTDSAAYQRLLEVWLQMMRAGGIPPEGLERMRAAYDRDVALLPPEQVEDIIMSGGFRTPTQFLQTGLIRAWYAKRAPDA from the coding sequence ATGCAGCGCGATTCAATACGAAAAATTTTTGACCAGCAGGCCGCATCGTACGACCAGCAGTGGAGCAAAATGGCCCCGCTGCGCGATGCGTTGCACCTGCTGATGGGGGCGGTGTTTTCCGACCTTCCCGAAGACGCCCATATTCTCTGCGTGGGAGCGGGAACCGGTGCCGAGTTAATCTATCTCGCCGAGCGCTTCCCGCAGTGGCGCTTTACCGTGGTGGAGCCCTCCGCGGCGATGCTGGAGGTCTGCCGTCGCCGGGCCGGGGAGCAGGGGATTGCGCCCCTCTGTCACTTTCACGAAGGCTATGTCGAAGCGCTCGACCCCGAGGAAAACTTCGACGCGGCCACCGCCCTGCTCGTTTCCCAATTTATCCTGGAGCGAGAGGCCCGCGCTGAATTCTTCCGCGCTATCGCCCGGCGACTGCGCCCGGGCGGCATGCTTGCGAGCTCGGATCTGGCTTCCGATACGGATTCCGCCGCCTATCAACGCCTGCTCGAGGTTTGGCTGCAAATGATGCGGGCCGGCGGTATCCCGCCCGAAGGCCTCGAGCGAATGCGTGCCGCCTATGACCGCGACGTTGCCCTACTGCCGCCAGAGCAGGTGGAAGACATCATCATGTCCGGCGGCTTCAGGACGCCAACACAGTTCTTACAGACGGGCCTGATTCGCGCCTGGTATGCCAAGCGGGCGCCAGACGCCTGA
- a CDS encoding Rrf2 family transcriptional regulator, protein MKRDSRLSGVLHVLLHMAEAEGPVTSDALAGMMHTNPVVIRRILGGLRKQGLVQSGKGHGGGWRLARDLESVTLYDIHLALGAPGVLALGHRTEEPDCLVEQAVNAAMNDAFAEAEALLLNRFRTITLAALSRDFQRRKKCGGRQCSVHKRSPSKENH, encoded by the coding sequence ATGAAAAGAGACAGCAGACTATCCGGCGTACTTCACGTACTCCTGCATATGGCCGAAGCCGAAGGCCCCGTCACGTCCGATGCCCTCGCAGGCATGATGCACACCAATCCCGTGGTGATCCGGCGCATTCTGGGCGGCCTGCGCAAGCAGGGCCTGGTGCAATCCGGGAAGGGCCACGGCGGCGGTTGGCGGCTGGCCCGCGACCTGGAATCTGTCACCCTGTACGACATCCACCTCGCCCTCGGCGCGCCCGGCGTACTCGCCCTCGGCCATCGCACTGAGGAGCCCGACTGCCTGGTGGAGCAGGCTGTGAATGCGGCCATGAATGACGCCTTTGCCGAGGCCGAGGCGTTGCTGCTGAACCGATTTCGCACCATCACCCTGGCGGCCCTGAGCCGGGATTTCCAGCGGCGAAAAAAGTGCGGGGGCCGACAGTGTTCCGTCCACAAGCGGAGCCCATCGAAAGAAAACCATTGA
- a CDS encoding winged helix-turn-helix domain-containing protein, protein MYKPTFKVLVIAVLEAILGSTSAERVLLFLCARESGYAAEIARAFETDLSPIQKQLERMERDGLLISRTVGRTRVYEFNPRNPFVAELQSLLNKALDLYPEEIKNSLLLDRRRPRKKSKPL, encoded by the coding sequence GTGTATAAACCTACTTTTAAGGTTTTAGTGATCGCCGTGCTCGAAGCTATCTTAGGTTCAACAAGCGCCGAACGTGTTCTGCTGTTTCTCTGTGCAAGGGAAAGCGGCTATGCAGCCGAAATAGCCAGGGCATTTGAAACAGACCTCAGCCCTATCCAGAAGCAGCTGGAAAGAATGGAGCGCGACGGCTTGCTCATTAGCCGCACCGTGGGCCGGACACGAGTTTACGAGTTCAATCCCCGCAACCCCTTTGTCGCAGAGTTGCAATCACTACTAAATAAAGCCCTGGATCTATACCCGGAGGAAATAAAAAACAGCCTGCTCCTCGATAGACGCCGCCCTCGCAAGAAATCTAAACCGCTATGA
- a CDS encoding DUF885 domain-containing protein has protein sequence MVSRLQKFLSVLYVVAWLFAPAAQAATATEQLQSIIDDHWQFSLKEDPIMAGRMGVPDYNDRLPAVAAEDRARRLKKEKEFLTRLEAIDAAQLSESDRVNRDLLTWVLENSLESNELFLDRIPLNTFYSFYTSALDASDGLAMNRAADYQDYIARIRDFDRYFNENIVNMREGIKSGFVLPKIVVEGIAPTVRAQVYSDPKKSSLYEPFENMPASIPQKEQQRLRKAGEHAIKETAIPAFARVADFLEGDYMRAAPETLGAEQLPGGKAYYRHTIRTYVTQDMDPAEIHKIGLAEVQRIRAEMDELIKASGFDGDFKAFTKFLRTDPQFYAKTPEELLKEASYIAKRIDYRLPEFFGKLPRLPYGIVPVPDEIAPNYTTASYNPAAIGGVRGGAYWLNTHGLDQRPLYELPALTLHEAVPGHHLQNALSQELENVPDFRRNLYLSAFGEGWGLYSERLGKEMGIYTTPYQHFGRLSYEMWRACRLVIDTGIHSQGWTRQQALDFLADNTSLSKANVRAEVDRYISWPGQALSYKMGEIEIRELRARAEKALGDQFDLREFHDAVLANGALPLSMLEEQMERYIIEVRSQ, from the coding sequence ATGGTATCAAGGCTTCAGAAATTTCTGTCTGTCCTTTATGTAGTCGCCTGGTTATTCGCCCCCGCTGCCCAAGCCGCCACGGCCACCGAGCAGCTGCAAAGCATTATCGACGACCACTGGCAGTTCAGCCTCAAAGAAGACCCGATCATGGCAGGCCGCATGGGGGTGCCCGACTACAACGACCGCCTGCCAGCCGTCGCCGCCGAAGACCGCGCGCGGCGCCTGAAGAAAGAGAAAGAGTTTCTCACCCGCCTCGAAGCAATTGACGCGGCCCAGCTGAGCGAGTCGGACCGGGTGAATCGCGATCTGCTGACCTGGGTGCTGGAAAACTCCCTCGAGTCCAACGAACTGTTCCTCGACCGCATCCCCCTCAACACCTTCTACAGCTTTTACACATCGGCGCTGGACGCCAGCGACGGCCTGGCCATGAACCGTGCGGCCGACTACCAGGACTACATTGCGCGGATTCGGGATTTCGACCGCTACTTCAACGAAAACATCGTCAATATGCGCGAGGGAATCAAAAGCGGTTTCGTGCTACCGAAAATCGTCGTCGAGGGCATAGCGCCCACGGTGCGCGCCCAGGTCTACAGCGACCCGAAAAAGAGCAGCCTCTACGAGCCGTTTGAGAATATGCCCGCGTCCATTCCGCAAAAGGAACAACAGCGGCTGCGCAAAGCCGGCGAGCACGCAATAAAAGAAACCGCCATTCCCGCCTTCGCCCGGGTGGCGGACTTTCTCGAAGGCGACTACATGCGAGCCGCCCCCGAAACCCTCGGCGCTGAACAGCTGCCCGGCGGCAAGGCTTACTACCGCCACACCATTCGCACCTACGTCACCCAGGATATGGACCCGGCAGAAATCCACAAAATCGGCCTCGCCGAAGTGCAGCGCATCCGCGCGGAAATGGATGAATTGATTAAGGCATCCGGCTTCGACGGGGACTTCAAGGCATTCACCAAATTCCTGCGCACCGACCCGCAGTTCTACGCCAAAACCCCCGAGGAACTGCTCAAAGAGGCCTCCTATATCGCCAAGCGCATCGACTACCGCCTGCCGGAATTCTTCGGCAAACTCCCGCGCCTGCCCTACGGCATAGTACCGGTGCCGGACGAAATCGCCCCCAACTACACCACCGCCTCCTACAATCCTGCGGCCATCGGCGGCGTCCGCGGGGGCGCCTATTGGCTCAACACCCACGGCCTGGACCAGCGCCCCCTGTACGAACTGCCGGCCCTGACCCTGCACGAAGCCGTCCCCGGCCACCACCTGCAGAACGCCCTGTCCCAGGAACTGGAAAACGTCCCCGACTTCCGCCGCAACCTCTACCTCAGCGCTTTCGGCGAGGGCTGGGGCCTTTACTCGGAACGCCTGGGCAAAGAGATGGGCATCTACACCACCCCCTACCAACACTTCGGCCGCCTGAGCTATGAAATGTGGCGCGCCTGCCGGCTGGTGATCGACACCGGCATCCACTCCCAGGGCTGGACCCGCCAACAGGCCCTGGACTTCCTCGCCGACAACACCTCCCTGTCAAAAGCCAACGTGCGCGCGGAAGTGGACCGCTATATCTCCTGGCCGGGGCAGGCGCTGTCTTACAAGATGGGAGAGATCGAGATTCGCGAACTGCGGGCCAGGGCTGAGAAAGCGCTCGGGGATCAGTTCGATCTGCGGGAGTTTCACGATGCGGTGCTGGCCAATGGCGCCTTACCGCTGTCGATGCTGGAAGAACAGATGGAGCGCTATATTATCGAGGTAAGAAGCCAGTAA
- a CDS encoding helix-turn-helix domain-containing protein, whose translation MKLTREQITEQKQLLKQNIEKGELTLGQAVRQMRGITGMNQKEYAQKIVGISPRILAEIERDAGNPTLETLNKIGRPFGYRVGFVAKKPAG comes from the coding sequence ATGAAGTTGACCCGGGAACAGATTACGGAGCAAAAGCAGCTCCTGAAACAAAATATAGAGAAGGGCGAGCTGACCCTCGGCCAGGCCGTGCGCCAGATGCGCGGGATCACCGGCATGAATCAGAAAGAATACGCACAGAAAATTGTCGGCATCTCCCCGAGGATCCTCGCAGAAATCGAACGCGATGCCGGCAACCCGACGCTGGAGACACTCAACAAAATCGGCCGCCCCTTCGGCTATCGGGTTGGCTTTGTTGCGAAAAAACCAGCAGGTTAG
- a CDS encoding helix-turn-helix transcriptional regulator: MKLTSQIKNRRLQLGLQQKDMKLRIGMNQQQFQRIEAGGNPRLNTLELVAEGLDAELLLIPKEKLRAVRTLLSDNGPRKNEGKDKPRADEDPWSDILK; encoded by the coding sequence GTGAAACTGACCTCGCAAATCAAGAACCGTCGTCTGCAACTGGGCCTTCAACAGAAGGACATGAAGCTGCGCATCGGAATGAACCAGCAGCAGTTCCAACGCATAGAGGCCGGCGGTAATCCGCGCCTGAATACCTTGGAGCTGGTTGCCGAAGGACTGGATGCGGAGCTGCTCCTGATACCAAAAGAGAAGCTTCGAGCCGTGAGGACGCTGCTCAGCGACAATGGGCCAAGGAAAAACGAAGGTAAGGATAAACCCAGAGCAGACGAAGATCCCTGGTCAGATATTCTGAAATAG
- a CDS encoding type II toxin-antitoxin system HipA family toxin has protein sequence MATEAVEVLELRLHGVTLGHLAGYQGGRNILVFNPAYIADPDRPTFTLSGIADHPACRKLYASPWVRQQRLHPVLSNLLPEGALRDWFAQMLKVHPDNEFPLFAQLAADLPGALTAEPVVPEQIPVGVLDHRTRIESVPRMIMDGRPHFSLAGVQMKFSMHESDGRFNISQPDSLGEWIVKTPSTRHRDVPLNEYTAMKLAELVGVDIPEVKLIMLDQLLDLPPINLPEEHYAYAIRRYDRDAHRKRIHAEDFAQVLFKYAHEKYGSTNFEHIGRVVYQFTGHKLANTQQLARRLLVNILLGNGDAHLKNWSLIYPDQITAELAPAYDIVYTQAYIPGESQASLNLAGSKDWYKLHLGHFESWANSVSVPWRTIKPHLDDVMEKARSLWPDYLRQAPMNSGHKEALKVHWSRLNSDFAL, from the coding sequence ATGGCAACTGAAGCTGTTGAGGTGCTCGAGCTCCGCCTGCATGGAGTCACCCTGGGCCATCTGGCCGGCTATCAGGGCGGCAGGAACATTCTGGTTTTTAACCCGGCCTATATCGCTGATCCCGATCGTCCCACCTTTACCCTGTCAGGCATTGCCGATCATCCTGCCTGCAGAAAGTTGTATGCGAGCCCCTGGGTCAGGCAGCAGCGGCTCCACCCAGTGCTATCCAACCTGCTGCCCGAGGGCGCTCTGCGTGACTGGTTTGCGCAGATGCTCAAGGTACATCCGGACAACGAATTCCCGCTGTTCGCACAATTGGCCGCGGATCTGCCCGGCGCGCTGACAGCCGAACCGGTTGTGCCGGAGCAAATCCCCGTAGGTGTGCTGGATCATCGCACGCGGATCGAGTCGGTGCCGCGTATGATTATGGACGGACGTCCACACTTTTCCCTGGCGGGCGTGCAGATGAAGTTTTCCATGCACGAATCTGACGGGCGCTTCAATATCTCCCAGCCGGATAGCCTCGGCGAGTGGATCGTAAAAACGCCTTCCACCCGCCACCGCGATGTACCGCTCAACGAGTACACTGCGATGAAGCTGGCGGAACTGGTGGGGGTGGATATTCCCGAGGTAAAGCTGATTATGCTGGATCAACTGCTGGACCTGCCGCCGATCAATCTGCCTGAGGAGCATTACGCCTACGCGATCCGCCGCTATGACCGGGACGCTCACCGCAAGCGCATTCACGCCGAAGATTTCGCCCAGGTGCTGTTCAAGTACGCCCACGAAAAATATGGCTCCACCAATTTCGAACATATCGGCAGAGTTGTTTACCAGTTCACCGGGCACAAACTGGCTAACACACAACAACTGGCGAGGCGCCTGCTGGTAAATATTCTGCTGGGCAATGGCGATGCCCACCTGAAAAACTGGAGCCTGATTTACCCGGATCAAATAACTGCAGAGCTGGCCCCGGCATACGATATTGTCTATACCCAGGCGTATATTCCCGGCGAGTCGCAAGCTTCGCTTAATCTGGCCGGCAGCAAGGACTGGTACAAATTGCATTTAGGGCATTTTGAATCCTGGGCGAATTCAGTTAGCGTGCCTTGGCGAACGATCAAGCCACACCTGGATGATGTGATGGAAAAAGCCCGCAGCCTGTGGCCGGATTATCTCCGGCAAGCGCCGATGAATAGCGGGCACAAAGAAGCTCTGAAAGTGCATTGGAGCAGGCTAAATAGCGATTTCGCACTGTGA
- a CDS encoding fumarylacetoacetate hydrolase family protein translates to MKLASLKSGRDGQLVVVSNDLTRMISAAGIAPTLQSALDNWPAASADLEALHASLESGEIRGEAFDQAKCHSPLPRAYHWADGSAYVNHVELVRKARGAEIPESFWTDPLMYQGGSDTFLAPREPILMPQSEGFGIDFEAEIAVITDDVPMGVSPGDALAHIVLVMLVNDVSLRGLIPSELAKGFGFYQSKPSSAFSPVCVTPQQLGEKWRDGKLHLPLVSHLNGKKFGEPNAGVNMTFHFGQLIAHAAKTRRLAAGTIIGSGTVSNKLDGGPGKPVSEGGVGYSCIAEIRMIETIQNGEPGTPFMQFGDRIAIEMLDDNGQSIFGRIEQTVQQA, encoded by the coding sequence GTGAAGTTAGCCAGTCTTAAATCCGGTCGCGACGGCCAGTTGGTGGTGGTCAGCAATGACCTGACCCGCATGATCTCCGCCGCCGGAATTGCGCCGACACTGCAGAGTGCGCTGGACAACTGGCCCGCGGCGTCGGCAGACCTGGAAGCGTTGCACGCCAGCTTGGAAAGCGGCGAAATCCGGGGCGAAGCCTTCGACCAGGCCAAATGCCACTCGCCCCTGCCGCGGGCCTACCACTGGGCCGACGGCAGTGCCTACGTCAACCACGTCGAACTGGTGCGCAAGGCCAGGGGCGCGGAAATTCCGGAGAGCTTCTGGACCGACCCGCTGATGTACCAGGGCGGCTCCGACACCTTCCTGGCCCCGCGCGAACCGATCCTGATGCCGCAAAGCGAGGGCTTCGGCATCGACTTCGAAGCGGAAATCGCCGTGATCACCGACGACGTGCCCATGGGGGTGTCCCCGGGAGATGCGCTCGCGCACATCGTGCTGGTAATGCTGGTCAACGACGTCTCCCTGCGCGGCCTCATTCCCTCCGAACTCGCCAAAGGCTTCGGCTTCTACCAGTCCAAACCCTCCAGCGCCTTCTCCCCGGTGTGCGTCACCCCGCAGCAGCTCGGCGAAAAATGGCGGGACGGCAAGCTGCACCTGCCACTGGTCTCCCACCTGAACGGCAAAAAATTCGGCGAGCCCAACGCCGGCGTGAACATGACCTTCCACTTCGGCCAACTGATCGCCCACGCCGCCAAAACCCGCAGGCTCGCCGCCGGCACCATCATCGGCTCCGGCACCGTGTCCAACAAACTGGACGGCGGCCCCGGCAAGCCGGTCTCCGAGGGCGGCGTCGGTTACAGCTGCATCGCCGAGATCCGCATGATCGAGACGATTCAGAATGGTGAGCCGGGCACGCCGTTTATGCAGTTCGGCGACCGGATTGCGATCGAGATGCTGGACGACAACGGCCAATCCATCTTCGGGCGTATTGAGCAGACGGTTCAGCAGGCCTGA